A window of the Streptomyces griseochromogenes genome harbors these coding sequences:
- a CDS encoding cellulose binding domain-containing protein, whose protein sequence is MSTHRRRISGRNKAIGGLVAAAVVGGGAVLLTGTAHAAGVGAAYTRTSDWSTGYTAQYVVTNDSGRTEKTWTLEFDLPAGAKLSSLWNGESSVSGQHVTVKPAKWDTEGLAPGKSVTVGFVVNGTGAPTGCRIDGGQCSADGGATPEPSGRPTQTPSPAPTPTKTTTPTPTKSAPPTQSATPTPTASTGSGTAASAGFAPYVDTSLYPAFDLLAAADATGVKNFNLAFITDGGGCTPKWGGVTDLTSDGVAAQIGSLRAKGGDVRVSFGGASGSELATTCSSADALATAYGKAVDAFKLTKVDFDIEGGALPNTAANTRRAQAIAKLQAQHPNLDVSFTLPVMPEGLTQDGVNLLANAKSNGVKTDTVNIMAMDYGASYNGDMGDYAQQAATATQAQVKSVLGLSDSAAWKTVAVTPMIGVNDVSSEVFKVDDATQLVNFAKSKGLGWLSMWSATRDKQCDGGPKPTADATCSSIAQDKFAFSKAFGALN, encoded by the coding sequence ATGAGCACGCACCGGCGCAGGATCAGTGGCAGGAACAAGGCGATCGGCGGCCTGGTGGCCGCTGCCGTGGTCGGTGGCGGCGCGGTCCTGCTGACCGGCACCGCACACGCGGCCGGTGTCGGCGCCGCGTACACGAGGACCAGCGACTGGTCGACGGGCTACACCGCGCAGTACGTCGTCACCAACGACAGCGGCCGGACGGAGAAGACCTGGACGCTGGAGTTCGACCTTCCCGCGGGCGCGAAGCTCAGCTCGCTGTGGAACGGCGAGTCGAGCGTCAGCGGGCAGCACGTCACCGTGAAGCCCGCCAAGTGGGACACGGAGGGCCTGGCCCCGGGCAAGTCGGTCACCGTCGGCTTCGTGGTCAACGGCACCGGCGCCCCGACCGGTTGCCGGATCGACGGCGGGCAGTGTTCCGCGGACGGCGGTGCCACCCCCGAGCCGAGCGGCCGCCCGACCCAGACCCCGTCGCCGGCCCCGACCCCCACCAAGACCACCACCCCGACCCCGACGAAGAGCGCCCCGCCCACGCAGAGCGCGACCCCCACCCCCACCGCGAGCACGGGCAGCGGCACCGCCGCCTCCGCCGGCTTCGCGCCCTACGTCGACACCTCCCTCTACCCGGCCTTCGACCTGTTGGCCGCCGCGGACGCGACCGGCGTCAAGAACTTCAACCTGGCCTTCATCACGGACGGCGGGGGCTGCACCCCCAAGTGGGGCGGGGTCACGGACCTCACCAGCGACGGCGTGGCCGCCCAGATCGGCTCCCTGCGCGCCAAGGGCGGTGACGTCCGGGTCTCCTTCGGCGGCGCCTCCGGTTCGGAGCTCGCCACCACCTGCTCCTCCGCGGACGCGCTGGCGACCGCCTACGGCAAGGCGGTCGACGCCTTCAAGCTGACCAAGGTCGACTTCGACATCGAGGGCGGTGCCCTGCCCAACACGGCCGCCAACACCCGTCGCGCCCAGGCCATCGCCAAGCTCCAGGCCCAGCACCCGAACCTGGACGTCTCCTTCACCCTCCCGGTGATGCCCGAGGGCCTGACCCAGGACGGCGTGAACCTCCTCGCCAACGCCAAGTCCAACGGCGTGAAGACCGACACCGTCAACATCATGGCGATGGACTACGGCGCCTCGTACAACGGCGACATGGGCGACTACGCGCAGCAGGCGGCCACCGCCACCCAGGCGCAGGTCAAGAGCGTGCTCGGCCTGTCCGACTCCGCCGCCTGGAAGACGGTCGCGGTCACCCCGATGATCGGCGTCAACGACGTCTCCTCCGAGGTCTTCAAGGTCGACGACGCCACCCAGCTGGTGAACTTCGCCAAGTCCAAGGGCCTCGGCTGGCTCTCCATGTGGTCCGCGACCCGCGACAAGCAGTGCGACGGCGGTCCCAAGCCCACCGCCGACGCCACGTGCAGCTCGATCGCCCAGGACAAGTTCGCGTTCTCGAAGGCGTTCGGCGCCCTGAACTGA
- a CDS encoding helix-turn-helix transcriptional regulator: protein MTDNHLGEFLRARRAALRPRDVGMASYGVRRVAGLRREEVAVLAGVNADYYTRLEQGRERHPSAQVLDALGRALRLDPDAYAHLHHLAGTAPGHQYTHTTDRVGPALRQLMDGHPGAPAFVINRTLDVLAANALAEALHSPFEQVDNLARMTFLDPAGRQFYTRWSRTAQATVGHLRQTAGLDPDSPRLRELVRVLTEHSADFTRLWNTHTVRGKTQDAKHLLHPDVGPLTLTYQAFDVRDAPGQQLVVYQAEPGSPGAQALGLLGSLHATSRQAAE, encoded by the coding sequence ATGACCGACAACCACCTGGGAGAGTTCCTGCGCGCCCGCAGGGCGGCCCTGCGGCCGCGGGACGTCGGCATGGCGAGCTACGGCGTGCGCAGGGTCGCCGGACTGCGCCGCGAGGAGGTCGCCGTCCTGGCCGGGGTGAACGCGGACTACTACACCCGGCTGGAACAGGGGCGCGAACGGCACCCCTCGGCCCAGGTACTGGACGCGCTCGGCCGCGCCCTGCGGCTGGACCCCGACGCCTACGCGCACCTGCACCACCTGGCAGGGACAGCGCCGGGCCACCAGTACACCCACACCACGGACCGGGTCGGTCCCGCCCTGCGCCAGCTGATGGACGGTCACCCGGGCGCCCCGGCGTTCGTCATCAACCGGACCTTGGACGTCCTGGCGGCCAACGCCCTGGCCGAAGCCCTGCACTCACCCTTCGAGCAGGTGGACAACCTGGCCCGCATGACCTTCCTCGACCCGGCGGGCCGGCAGTTCTACACCCGGTGGAGCCGCACGGCACAGGCCACCGTGGGGCATCTGCGCCAGACGGCCGGTCTCGACCCGGACAGCCCACGGCTGCGGGAGCTCGTCCGGGTCCTCACCGAGCACAGCGCGGACTTCACCCGTCTGTGGAACACCCACACCGTGCGCGGCAAGACGCAGGACGCCAAGCATCTCCTCCACCCGGATGTCGGCCCCCTGACCCTGACCTACCAGGCCTTCGACGTACGCGACGCTCCGGGCCAGCAGCTCGTCGTCTACCAGGCCGAGCCCGGCAGCCCCGGCGCCCAGGCCCTGGGCCTGCTCGGCTCCCTCCACGCCACCTCGCGCCAGGCCGCCGAGTAG
- a CDS encoding SDR family oxidoreductase — translation MTDAAKVVAITGASSGIGEATARRLAADGHHLLLGARRTARLDALTREIAAAGGTAAFQRLDVTDADDVRAFVSAAHERYGRVDVVVNNAGVMPLSPLEALKTDEWDRMIDVNVRGVLHGIAAALPVMRAQGGGHVVNIASVGAYEVSPTAAVYCATKFAVRAISEGLRQESAGDIRVTLVSPGVTESELADTISDPAARKAMKTYRAVALPASAIADAIAYAVSQPSEVDVNEIVVRPAAGAQ, via the coding sequence ATGACAGACGCAGCCAAGGTCGTGGCGATCACCGGGGCGAGCAGCGGCATCGGGGAGGCGACCGCCCGCCGGCTCGCCGCCGACGGCCACCACCTGCTCCTCGGAGCACGGCGCACCGCTCGCCTCGACGCGCTGACCAGGGAGATCGCCGCCGCGGGCGGCACCGCGGCGTTCCAGCGGCTGGACGTCACGGATGCCGACGACGTCCGGGCCTTCGTGTCCGCCGCCCACGAGCGCTACGGCCGAGTGGACGTGGTGGTCAACAACGCCGGGGTGATGCCGCTCTCGCCCTTGGAAGCGCTCAAGACCGATGAGTGGGACCGCATGATCGACGTGAACGTGCGGGGGGTTCTGCACGGTATCGCCGCCGCCCTGCCCGTGATGCGCGCTCAGGGCGGCGGGCACGTCGTGAACATCGCCTCCGTCGGCGCGTACGAGGTCTCACCCACGGCCGCCGTCTACTGCGCCACCAAGTTCGCCGTCCGCGCGATCTCCGAAGGACTGCGCCAGGAGTCCGCCGGCGACATCCGGGTCACTCTCGTCTCCCCGGGCGTGACCGAGTCCGAACTCGCCGACACCATCTCCGACCCCGCTGCCCGGAAGGCCATGAAGACGTACCGCGCGGTGGCACTGCCCGCCTCCGCCATCGCGGATGCCATCGCCTACGCCGTTTCCCAGCCTTCGGAGGTCGACGTCAACGAGATCGTCGTCCGTCCCGCCGCCGGCGCCCAATGA
- a CDS encoding sensor histidine kinase, which yields MRWALVKVCLAVTTMVVVAFAVPLGLVVKEMARDRAFSNAEREAAAVAPALSITTDRDKLERVVASAGADSGMAVHLPADGTRPALDLGRRRAADRDIEAVRKLGRASTTSVGGGSTLLQPVALGSGAIAVVEVYVPESETSNGVGTAWAVLAAVGLGLIVGSVAVADRLGVRMVRPAQRLVEGAHELGEGKLGARVPEEGPNELRLAAVAFNSMADQVVQLLANERELAADLSHRLRTPLTVLRLNAASLGAGPVAEQTRTAVAQLEREVDTIIRTAREAKPQTAAAGPGAGCDAAEVVRERMEFWSALAEDEGRKWRVAGVERPVRIPVARADLAAALDALLGNVFRHTAEGTAFAVDVHNGEDAVIVLISDAGPGIPDPEAAMARGRGSGSAGSTGLGLDIVRRLAEATGGDVRIGASVLGGTEIRIWFQLDGRGPTGRGHRGAVRRRRRAAGVR from the coding sequence ATGAGATGGGCCCTGGTCAAGGTGTGCCTGGCGGTCACCACGATGGTCGTGGTCGCCTTCGCCGTTCCGCTCGGACTCGTCGTCAAGGAGATGGCCCGCGACCGCGCTTTCTCCAACGCCGAGCGGGAGGCGGCCGCGGTCGCCCCGGCGCTGTCCATCACCACCGACCGGGACAAGCTGGAGCGGGTGGTGGCCTCCGCGGGCGCGGACTCCGGGATGGCCGTGCACCTGCCTGCCGACGGCACCCGCCCCGCGCTCGACCTCGGCCGGCGGCGCGCCGCCGACCGCGACATCGAGGCGGTACGGAAACTGGGCCGCGCCTCCACCACCTCGGTCGGCGGTGGCTCCACCCTGCTGCAGCCGGTCGCGCTCGGCTCCGGTGCGATCGCGGTCGTCGAGGTGTACGTCCCCGAGTCCGAGACGAGCAACGGCGTCGGCACGGCCTGGGCGGTGCTCGCGGCCGTCGGCCTCGGCCTGATCGTCGGCTCGGTCGCGGTCGCCGACCGGCTCGGGGTGCGCATGGTGCGGCCGGCGCAGCGGCTGGTCGAGGGCGCGCACGAGCTGGGCGAGGGCAAGCTGGGCGCCCGGGTGCCGGAGGAAGGGCCGAACGAACTGAGGCTGGCCGCAGTCGCGTTCAACTCCATGGCCGACCAGGTCGTCCAACTCCTGGCCAACGAACGCGAACTGGCGGCCGACCTCTCGCACCGGCTGCGCACCCCGCTGACCGTGCTCCGGCTGAACGCCGCCTCCCTCGGCGCCGGTCCCGTCGCCGAGCAGACCCGCACCGCCGTCGCCCAGCTGGAGCGCGAGGTCGACACCATCATCCGCACCGCGCGCGAAGCCAAGCCGCAGACCGCGGCAGCCGGGCCCGGCGCCGGGTGCGACGCGGCCGAAGTGGTCCGCGAGCGCATGGAGTTCTGGTCCGCGCTCGCCGAGGACGAGGGACGCAAGTGGCGGGTGGCCGGCGTCGAGCGGCCGGTGCGCATACCCGTGGCCCGCGCCGACCTGGCCGCCGCCCTCGACGCGCTGCTCGGCAACGTCTTCCGGCACACCGCCGAGGGCACCGCCTTCGCGGTCGACGTGCACAACGGCGAGGACGCGGTGATCGTGCTGATCTCCGACGCGGGCCCCGGCATACCCGACCCCGAGGCGGCGATGGCCCGCGGCCGCGGCTCCGGCAGCGCCGGCTCGACCGGCCTCGGCCTCGACATCGTGCGCCGCCTCGCCGAGGCCACCGGCGGAGACGTCCGCATCGGCGCGTCGGTACTGGGCGGGACCGAGATCCGGATCTGGTTCCAGCTGGACGGGCGGGGGCCGACGGGAAGAGGGCACCGGGGGGCCGTGCGCAGACGTCGGCGGGCGGCGGGGGTGCGCTGA
- a CDS encoding response regulator transcription factor, translated as MASVLVVEDDQFVRSALIRHLTDASHTVRSVGTALEALREVAHFRFDVVILDLGLPDLDGSEALKMLRGITDVPVIIATARDDETEIVRLLNAGADDYLTKPFSVEHLSARIAAVLRRARSGGPEAPPSTVIRVGGLTVDPLRRQAELDGARLDLTRREFDLLAFLAGRPGVVVPRKELLAEVWQQSYGDDQTIDVHLSWLRRKLGETAARPRYLHTLRGVGVKLEPPGERAQP; from the coding sequence ATGGCAAGTGTGCTCGTGGTCGAGGACGACCAGTTCGTACGCTCGGCGCTCATCCGGCACCTGACCGACGCCTCGCACACCGTGCGCAGCGTCGGTACGGCACTGGAGGCGCTGCGCGAGGTCGCCCATTTCCGTTTCGACGTGGTCATCCTGGACCTCGGACTGCCCGACCTGGACGGCTCCGAGGCGCTGAAGATGCTGCGCGGCATCACCGACGTGCCCGTCATCATCGCCACCGCCCGGGACGACGAGACGGAGATCGTCCGGCTGCTGAACGCCGGGGCGGACGACTACCTGACCAAGCCGTTCTCGGTCGAGCACCTGTCGGCGCGGATCGCGGCCGTGCTGCGCCGGGCCCGCTCCGGCGGCCCGGAGGCCCCGCCGTCCACGGTCATCCGCGTCGGCGGGCTGACCGTCGACCCGCTGCGCCGCCAGGCCGAACTGGACGGCGCCCGGCTGGACCTCACCCGCCGGGAGTTCGATCTGCTGGCCTTCCTCGCCGGCCGCCCCGGCGTCGTCGTTCCGCGCAAGGAACTCCTCGCCGAAGTCTGGCAGCAGTCCTACGGCGACGATCAGACCATCGATGTGCATCTGTCCTGGCTGCGCAGGAAATTGGGGGAAACGGCCGCCCGGCCCCGCTATCTGCACACCCTGCGGGGCGTCGGCGTGAAGCTCGAACCCCCGGGAGAGAGGGCGCAGCCATGA
- a CDS encoding spermidine synthase: protein MGRSRNNRRGSAAVDAVVEAVDGGLAQLIPDPDRSRAWTLLIDGAPQSHVDLDDPAYLSFEYQRRLGHVIDLVAPPGKPVQAVHLGGGALTLARYVAATRPRSTQQVVERDARLVQLVRRELPLDPNARIRIRSADARAGLAKVPDGWADLVIADVFSGARTPAHLTSTEFLDEVRRALKPSGVYAANLADGPPLAHLRGQIATAAARFAELALIADPAVLRGKRFGNAILVARDLPLPLAELTRRAACDPHPARVEHGRQLTDFTGGAVPVTDEAAVASPAPPPSVFR, encoded by the coding sequence GTGGGCAGGTCCAGGAACAACCGGCGCGGGTCGGCCGCCGTCGATGCCGTGGTCGAAGCGGTCGACGGCGGGCTCGCACAGCTCATCCCCGATCCGGACCGCTCCCGGGCCTGGACGCTGCTGATCGACGGAGCGCCCCAGTCTCACGTCGACCTGGACGACCCGGCGTATCTCTCCTTCGAGTACCAGCGCCGCCTCGGCCATGTCATCGACCTCGTCGCCCCGCCCGGCAAGCCGGTGCAGGCCGTGCACCTCGGCGGCGGCGCCCTCACCCTCGCCCGGTACGTCGCCGCCACCCGCCCCCGCTCCACCCAGCAGGTCGTCGAGCGCGACGCCCGCCTCGTCCAACTGGTCCGCCGCGAGCTGCCGTTGGACCCGAACGCCCGGATCCGGATCAGATCGGCGGACGCCCGTGCGGGTCTTGCCAAGGTGCCGGACGGCTGGGCCGACCTGGTCATCGCCGATGTCTTCAGCGGTGCCAGGACCCCCGCCCACCTCACCTCCACCGAGTTCCTGGACGAGGTCCGCCGGGCCCTGAAGCCCTCCGGTGTCTACGCGGCCAACCTCGCCGACGGCCCGCCGCTCGCCCATCTGCGCGGCCAGATCGCCACCGCCGCCGCCCGTTTCGCGGAACTCGCCCTGATCGCGGATCCGGCCGTGCTGCGCGGCAAGCGCTTCGGCAACGCCATCCTCGTCGCCCGCGACCTCCCGCTGCCGCTCGCCGAACTCACCCGCCGCGCCGCCTGCGACCCGCACCCCGCACGGGTCGAACACGGCAGGCAGCTCACCGACTTCACCGGCGGCGCCGTACCCGTGACGGACGAGGCGGCGGTCGCCTCCCCGGCCCCGCCGCCCTCGGTGTTCCGCTGA
- a CDS encoding histidine phosphatase family protein has product MAPRILLARHGQTAWSLSGKHTGRTDVPLLEEGRRGAKLLGERLHRAPFDGLPGVEVRTSPLSRARETCELAGFGERAESWDTLMEWDYGAYEGMTPAEIQAVRPGWLIWRDGVPEGESLAEVTARADEVVAWARSADRDVLVFAHGHILRSIGARWLGLPLEFAARIRLNPTSLSVLGWAYGEPAIESWNDLGHLAG; this is encoded by the coding sequence ATGGCACCGCGCATCCTGCTGGCCCGGCACGGACAGACGGCATGGTCGCTGTCCGGCAAGCACACGGGCAGGACCGACGTGCCGCTCCTGGAGGAGGGCCGACGGGGGGCCAAGCTGCTCGGCGAGCGGCTGCACCGGGCCCCGTTCGACGGGCTGCCCGGGGTCGAGGTGCGGACCAGCCCGCTCTCACGCGCGCGTGAGACGTGCGAGCTGGCCGGGTTCGGCGAACGTGCCGAGTCCTGGGACACGCTGATGGAGTGGGACTACGGCGCGTACGAGGGCATGACCCCCGCCGAGATCCAGGCCGTACGGCCCGGCTGGCTGATATGGAGGGACGGTGTCCCGGAGGGGGAGAGCCTCGCGGAGGTCACCGCGCGCGCGGACGAGGTCGTCGCCTGGGCGCGCTCGGCCGACCGTGACGTTCTGGTCTTCGCCCACGGGCACATCCTGCGGTCCATCGGTGCGCGGTGGCTGGGACTGCCGCTGGAGTTCGCGGCGCGGATACGGCTGAATCCGACCTCGCTGTCCGTTCTGGGCTGGGCCTACGGGGAGCCGGCGATCGAGAGCTGGAACGACTTGGGGCACTTGGCGGGGTAG
- a CDS encoding phosphatase PAP2 family protein, translating into MPQTETPGTKAVPRTRLRWWTELPLILLVYGCYSAGRLLARGDVTSAVDHGLSILRIEKALHLNAEHPLNRLFTRESWLGVPADFWYASLHYLITPAILVWLFRASTTHYRAARTWLMTSTFIGLIGFTLLPTCPPRLLSGNHGFVDTMAQYSSYGWWGGEASAPRGMGAMTNQYAAMPSLHVGWALWCGVMLWRCGGTRLAKVFGVAYPLLTAIVVMGTANHYFLDAVAGVAVMGVGLLLAPRVMRGADLLRTRLTRRTPPVPAGSGSPIVSGGCQTSAGERIPRQRESQHASAAGPDASPSDAGEGAPAQAR; encoded by the coding sequence ATGCCGCAGACCGAGACACCGGGCACCAAGGCGGTCCCGCGGACCCGGCTGCGGTGGTGGACCGAGCTCCCGCTGATCCTGCTGGTCTACGGCTGCTACTCGGCCGGCCGCCTCCTCGCCCGCGGCGACGTCACCTCCGCCGTCGACCACGGCCTGTCGATCCTGCGGATCGAGAAGGCCCTGCACCTGAACGCGGAGCACCCGCTCAACCGGCTGTTCACCCGCGAGTCCTGGCTCGGCGTACCGGCCGACTTCTGGTACGCCTCGCTGCACTACCTGATCACGCCCGCCATCCTGGTCTGGTTGTTCCGGGCCAGCACCACGCACTACCGCGCGGCCCGCACCTGGCTGATGACGTCCACGTTCATCGGCCTGATCGGCTTCACCCTGCTGCCCACCTGCCCGCCACGCCTGCTCTCCGGGAACCACGGCTTCGTCGACACGATGGCCCAGTACAGCTCGTACGGCTGGTGGGGCGGCGAGGCCAGCGCCCCGCGCGGCATGGGCGCCATGACCAACCAGTACGCGGCGATGCCGAGCCTGCACGTGGGCTGGGCGCTGTGGTGCGGGGTCATGCTGTGGCGCTGCGGCGGCACGCGCCTGGCCAAGGTCTTCGGCGTCGCCTACCCGTTGCTGACCGCGATCGTCGTCATGGGCACCGCCAACCACTACTTCCTGGACGCGGTCGCGGGGGTGGCCGTGATGGGCGTGGGCCTGCTGCTCGCACCGCGCGTGATGCGCGGTGCGGATCTGCTCCGGACCCGTCTGACCCGTCGTACACCACCGGTCCCGGCAGGCTCCGGCTCCCCGATTGTCAGTGGCGGATGCCAGACTTCCGCGGGTGAGCGAATTCCACGGCAGCGCGAGTCGCAGCACGCATCCGCGGCCGGACCCGACGCCTCCCCCAGCGACGCGGGCGAAGGGGCTCCGGCACAGGCTCGCTGA